In Coccidioides posadasii str. Silveira chromosome 4, complete sequence, one genomic interval encodes:
- a CDS encoding uncharacterized protein (EggNog:ENOG410Q57W~COG:S) has translation MFGPLPIEICLEIFDQLVLILGPGYRGLRVALRSRLVCKFFDREIIRAIHATQTLAVGDWIDASERITSDYLRFQVLRNGGSDLYLINTIRTTVRALVLTEKSSISETDVHKYTTTLSEALVNVFPAPYILFALHSNRFLDWLPKPHFADSPQHLLSAAACVGNTDLVERLLLQGVDCNTRSNIFGTPLHLAAYCGHAATAKLLLKSGAHPNTKAIRYKEIENAFYIDDKDRKDIFLKTPLQMACYAGQWEIVRLLLLPEHGVSLTGVHYHIAILSAIKGNHLDIVNHLVNNGDLNSMQPEFLKDFWHRALRVACDRGAEGVVRMVLDKEVDVDSPRRALESPLSLAAGHGYEQIVRLLLEKGANPNRLSRSEQSCKACTPFSKAAMFGHTGSLQLMLDSCVPEFPTKIISSAIDGGQKHVIQYLIEKGLWSSLSDGMSMNCDYSHFFQGA, from the exons ATGTTTGGCCCTTTGCCAATCGAGATCTGCCTGGAAATCTTTGACCAGCTCGTCCTCATCCTTGGGCCCGGGTATCGGGGACTCAGAGTTGCTCTCAGATCAAGGCTTGTCTGCA AATTCTTTGATCGCGAAATCATCAGAGCTATTCATGCAACTCAAACCCTCGCCGTGGGCGATTGGATTGATGCATCCGAGCGCATAACATCTGATTATCTGCGATTCCAGGTCTTGCGCAATGGTGGATCTGATTTATATCTTATCAACACTATTCGCACCACTGTCAGAGCCTTGGTCCTCACAGAAAAAAGCTCCATATCCGAGACCGATGTGCATAAGTACACGACTACGCTATCGGAAGCGCTTGTAAACGTGTTTCCAGCCCCATATATTCTTTTTGCGCTGCATTCAAACCGTTTCCTTGATTGGCTTCCAAAACCACATTTTGCCGACAGTCCtcagcatcttctttctGCTGCAGCATGTGTGGGAAACACAGATTTGGTAGAAAGACTACTCCTCCAGGGTGTTGATTGCAATACACGCAGCAATATCTTTGGAACCCCGCTTCATCTTGCGGCATACTGTGGGCATGCTGCCACTGCCAAACTACTGCTCAAATCAGGAGCACACCCTAATACAAAGGCTATACGGTATAAGGAAATCGAAAACGCCTTCTACATAGACGACAAGGACCGAAAAGATATCTTTCTGAAAACACCACTCCAGATGGCATGCTACGCTGGCCAATGGGAAATTGTCAGATTACTTCTCTTACCGGAACATGGTGTTTCACTGACCGGTGTTCACTATCATATTGCCATACTGAGTGCCATTAAAGGGAACCATTTAGACATTGTGAACCATCTTGTCAACAATGGAGATCTGAATTCCATGCAGCCAGAATTCCTTAAAGATTTCTGGCATCGGGCACTGCGTGTGGCTTGCGATCGCGGTGCTGAGGGTGTGGTACGAATGGTGCTTGACAAAGAGGTCGATGTAGACTCGCCAAGAAGAGCACTGGAATCTCCTCTGTCATTGGCTGCTGGTCACGGCTATGAGCAAATAGTACGCCTTCTCTTAGAAAAGGGTGCTAATCCAAACCGCCTGTCAAGGTCAGAGCAAAGCTGCAAGGCTTGTACTCCCTTTTCAAAAGCAGCAATGTTTGGACACACAGGATCACTTCAACTGATGCTCGATTCCTGTGTACCAGAATTCCCTACAAAGATCATCTCTTCCGCCATTGATGGGGGGCAGAAACATGTTATCCAATACCTTATAGAGAAAGGCCTTTGGTCATCGTTATCTGATGGAATGAGCATGAACTGTGACTACTCGCACTTCTTCCAAGGGGCATGA
- the SUB5_1 gene encoding Secreted subtilisin-like serine protease sub5 (SECRETED:SignalP(1-19)~EggNog:ENOG41KOG1153~COG:O~MEROPS:MER0005078): MGFVKILSLSLAATAVADAATILSPRYPNDVIPNEYIVVMKDGVSSASFASHSAWVADMHYYNHTKRALPGHGIQEVYDIYEMKAYSGKFDEDTIQRIAKEPDVAFIEPNQIVTISEISVQKAAPSWGLPRISVKENQLSSNTDYFYDSSAGAGIWVYVVDTGVDIKHPDFEGRAVWGTSTVDRSKTDRLGHGTHVAGTIASKTYGVAKAVKIIAVKVFKDRTTSYKNIIGGIDWAVKHSKKNNMLSKSVVNMSLGGGRSSAMNKAAANAHKTGMFVAVSAGNTPVDAMNFSPASEPLACTVAASDKDDMQAQFSAFGPAVDIFAPGTDIVSLVPRKKFGTKSGTSMAAAHVSGAGAYIMALEKIPGNEVCNRLKELAQSSIVRSSDKTTRKLLYNNSGK; encoded by the exons ATGGGCTTTGTCAAAAtcctttccctttctctTGCGGCTACAGCTGTGGCCGATGCTGCAACTATTTTGTCACCTAGATACCCCAATGATGTAATTCCAAATGAATACATTGTTGTTATGAAGGATGGAGTTTCCAGCGCATCATTTGCCTCTCATAGCGCCTGGGTGGCCGATATGCACTATTACAACCACACCAAACGAGCACTCCCCGGTCATGGCATTCAGGAGGTATATGACATTTACGAGATGAAAGCTTATTCTGGCAAATTTGACGAAGATACCATTCAGAGAATTGCGAAAGAACCTGAT GTTGCGTTCATTGAGCCCAATCAAATTGTGACGATTTCCGAGATTTCCGTGCAGAAAGCAGCTCCATCCTGGGGTCTCCCACGTATTTCAGTTAAGGAGAACCAGTTGTCTTCTAACACTGATTACTTTTATGATAGCAGCGCGGGTGCGGGTATCTGGGTCTATGTTGTTGATACTGGAGTTGATATTAAACACCCCGACTTTGAAGGCCGTGCTGTCTGGGGCACCAGCACAGTTGACAGATCTAAGACTGATCGCCTTGGCCATGGCACCCATGTTGCTGGAACAATTGCAAGCAAGACCTATGGTGTTGCTAAAGCGGTTAAGATCATTGCTGTGAAGGTGTTTAAGGATAGAACCACCAGCTATAAGAACATAATTGGTGGCATCGACTGGGCGGTTAAGCATTCCAAGAAAAATAACATGCTTTCCAAATCTGTTGTTAACATGAGCCTTGGTGGCGGTCGAAGTTCGGCTATGAACAAGGCCGCTGCCAATGCTCATAAGACCGGCATGTTCGTTGCTGTTTCTGCCGGCAATACTCCG GTAGATGCTATGAATTTTTCCCCTGCCTCCGAACCTCTCGCTTGCACAGTTGCAGCATCCGATAAAGACGATATGCAAGCACAGTTTTCCGCCTTTGGGCCCGCTG TTGATATCTTTGCTCCTGGAACGGATATTGTTTCCCTCGTCCCACGTAAAAAATTCGGAACTAAATCGGGTACTTCTATGGCCGCAGCCCACGTTTCTGGGGCAGGTGCCTATATTATGGCACTTGAGAAGATTCCCGGAAATGAAGTCTGTAACCGTCTCAAAGAGCTCGCCCAAAGCTCCATTGTCCGTTCAAGCGATAAAACCACCAGGAAGCTTCTTTACAACAATAGCGGGAAGTAA